GCGAGATCATGCCTTCCGGTTTCCTCCCCCTCCCGGCCGGCGATGTGCGTGAGGTCGACGTCGTCGAGACGTATCGCACCCACCCGCTCTTTCGCGAGCTCCGCGACCCCGAGAAGCTGAAGGGTCGTTGCGGGCGTTGCCCATACAAGGTCGTGTGTGGTGGACAGAGGGGGCGTGCCTACGCCGTCACCGGCGACTACCTCGAGACCGACCCGGCGTGTGCCTATGACCCAGCCTGAGAACCTGTCGGGGGGCGAAGGACGTTCGGCGGCCGGCTCTGACCTCGATCAGTCCACCCGCTTGTTGAGAGCTTGCAGATGTGAACCCGTAGACTGCACCCCTGTATGGTTCATGCGCCAGGCCGGGCGCTACATGCCCGAGTATCGGACGATACGGGCGAGGCATGGATTGCTTGATATCTGCCGACAACCCGAACTTGCAGCCGAGGTCACGCTTCAACCGGTCCGTGCCTTCGATATCGACGCCGCCATCCTCTTCGCCGACATCCTTCTGCCATTGATCCCCATGGGGATCGATGTGCAGTTTACCGCCGGTGAGGGGCCGGTCATTCGCAACCCGGTCTCCACGGCCGAAGACGTCAACCACCTGCTTCCGGTGGATCCGCACAGGTCTTTGAGCTTCGTGCTGGAGGCGGTTGGGCTGGTGCGGAAGGAGCTGGGTGGCAGGATCCCGCTGATCGGATTCGCCGGCGCGCCCTTCACCCTGGCCAGCTATGCGATCGAGGGCGGCAGCTCGCGCAGCTTCACCAAGACAAAGCAGTTCATGTACAGCCAACCCGAGGCCTGGCGAGAGTTGATGACCAAGTTTGCCGTCCTGGTTACCGGCTACCTCGTCGCGCAAGTCGATGCCGGTGCACAGGCCGTTCAGCTTTTCGACA
This DNA window, taken from Anaerolineales bacterium, encodes the following:
- the hemE gene encoding uroporphyrinogen decarboxylase, which encodes MTQPENLSGGEGRSAAGSDLDQSTRLLRACRCEPVDCTPVWFMRQAGRYMPEYRTIRARHGLLDICRQPELAAEVTLQPVRAFDIDAAILFADILLPLIPMGIDVQFTAGEGPVIRNPVSTAEDVNHLLPVDPHRSLSFVLEAVGLVRKELGGRIPLIGFAGAPFTLASYAIEGGSSRSFTKTKQFMYSQPEAWRELMTKFAVLVTGYLVAQVDAGAQAVQLFDSWVGCLSPEDYAAYVQPHSQRVLDAVKNTGVPAIHFGTGTSLLLPMMKQAGGEVIGVDSKTPLTWARQALGPGVALQGNLDPAALLTPPDVLRDQVHRVLRQAADQPGHIFNLGHGILPETPVENVRLVVELVHSWARGTGE